A section of the Bacillus pumilus genome encodes:
- a CDS encoding DUF948 domain-containing protein, with protein sequence MIIILYLSVALIAIAFLILVIYLSKTLKSLQLTLKNVASTLEGLEGQMQGITTETAQLLHKTNQLAEDIQDKSAKLGTVVDAVQGIGGSINQFNTSIKQAAGAVSSSVERNQEKVTDVVSWSNAALEIYKKWKQRKHQK encoded by the coding sequence ATGATTATTATTCTATATCTAAGCGTTGCACTGATCGCAATAGCTTTCCTCATTCTTGTCATCTACTTGTCCAAAACATTAAAATCCTTACAGCTGACATTAAAGAATGTCGCATCAACTTTAGAAGGTCTTGAAGGTCAGATGCAAGGGATCACCACAGAGACAGCACAGTTGCTACATAAGACGAATCAGCTTGCTGAAGATATCCAAGACAAATCAGCAAAACTAGGCACAGTTGTGGATGCGGTGCAGGGAATTGGCGGCTCGATCAACCAATTTAATACAAGCATAAAGCAGGCAGCTGGTGCGGTTTCTTCATCCGTTGAACGAAATCAAGAAAAAGTCACGGATGTCGTAAGCTGGAGTAACGCAGCACTTGAAATTTATAAAAAATGGAAACAACGAAAACACCAAAAATAA
- a CDS encoding YtxH domain-containing protein, whose translation MSKDGINSKDFLIGTLIGGIVGATTALFLAPKSGKELRDDLNTQANVLKEKTDRLTTDAKERGTEYVTIAKDKTSELSQLVAEQSNQILDKVKDIKERAAGKANHVKNEAENAAADLASEASDVADEAKVRAQEAKSEIEDGIKDVKEKVEQSTKG comes from the coding sequence ATGAGCAAAGACGGAATCAATAGTAAAGACTTTTTGATCGGAACACTTATTGGTGGAATTGTGGGTGCAACAACAGCTTTATTTTTAGCACCGAAGTCAGGGAAAGAGCTTCGCGATGATTTGAACACCCAAGCGAATGTTTTAAAAGAAAAAACAGATCGACTCACAACAGATGCAAAAGAAAGAGGCACTGAATATGTGACGATTGCGAAAGATAAAACGTCTGAATTGTCTCAACTAGTGGCAGAACAATCAAACCAAATTTTAGACAAAGTGAAAGACATAAAAGAACGTGCAGCTGGAAAAGCTAATCATGTGAAAAATGAAGCAGAGAATGCGGCAGCTGACCTAGCAAGTGAAGCATCAGATGTAGCAGATGAAGCAAAAGTACGAGCACAAGAAGCGAAATCTGAGATTGAAGATGGCATTAAAGATGTTAAAGAAAAAGTAGAACAATCGACTAAAGGCTAA
- the ytxJ gene encoding bacillithiol system redox-active protein YtxJ, translated as MSKQLIETEEQFDQLTNQDGTFVFFKHSLTCPISQAAFQEFEAFASAHEDVPTYFLQIQNTRELSSYVTEKSGVKHESPQALVFSGGKVKWHASHSSITREALEHNV; from the coding sequence ATGTCAAAACAACTCATTGAAACAGAAGAACAGTTTGATCAACTAACGAATCAAGATGGGACCTTTGTCTTTTTTAAGCACAGTTTGACATGTCCGATCAGTCAAGCGGCTTTTCAAGAGTTTGAAGCATTTGCGTCTGCACATGAAGACGTGCCAACTTATTTCTTGCAGATTCAAAACACAAGAGAGCTTTCATCCTATGTGACAGAAAAGTCGGGGGTAAAGCACGAAAGTCCTCAGGCACTTGTCTTTAGCGGTGGAAAAGTAAAATGGCATGCATCTCACTCAAGCATTACAAGAGAAGCGCTTGAACATAATGTGTAA
- a CDS encoding bifunctional 3-deoxy-7-phosphoheptulonate synthase/chorismate mutase, with protein sequence MSNNELEQLRQQADELNLQILKLINERGNIVKEIGKAKEAQGVNRYDPVRERTMLNQILEENDGPFENSTIQHIFKEIFKAGLELQEDDHSKALLVSRKKKPENTIVNINGEAIGDGKQRFIVGPCAVESYEQVAEVAAAAKQQGLKLLRGGAFKPRTSPYDFQGLGVDGLKILKRVADEYGLAVISEIVNPAHIQEAIEHIDVIQIGARNMQNFELLKEAGSVNKPVLLKRGLAATISEFINAAEYIIAQGNDQIILCERGIRTYETATRNTLDISAVPILKQETHLPVFVDVTHSTGRRDLLLPTAKAALAIGADGVMAEVHPDPSVALSDSAQQMDIPQFEKWLDALRPLVNIHA encoded by the coding sequence ATGAGCAACAATGAACTAGAACAATTGAGACAGCAAGCAGATGAACTAAATCTTCAAATTTTAAAACTGATCAATGAAAGAGGAAACATTGTAAAAGAAATTGGTAAAGCGAAAGAAGCGCAAGGTGTCAACCGTTATGATCCTGTCAGAGAGCGCACAATGCTAAACCAAATTCTTGAAGAAAATGATGGGCCATTCGAAAACTCAACGATTCAGCATATTTTCAAAGAGATTTTCAAAGCAGGTCTAGAGCTTCAAGAAGATGATCACAGCAAAGCACTTCTTGTTTCTCGTAAGAAAAAACCTGAAAATACAATTGTCAATATCAATGGAGAAGCGATCGGAGATGGGAAACAGCGCTTCATCGTTGGACCATGTGCTGTTGAAAGCTACGAGCAAGTCGCAGAAGTGGCGGCAGCAGCGAAACAGCAAGGACTAAAATTACTTCGCGGAGGAGCATTTAAACCTCGCACAAGTCCATACGACTTCCAAGGACTTGGTGTAGACGGTCTAAAAATTCTCAAGCGTGTAGCAGATGAATACGGTCTTGCTGTCATTAGTGAAATCGTCAATCCTGCTCACATTCAAGAAGCGATTGAGCATATCGATGTCATCCAAATCGGTGCACGAAACATGCAAAACTTCGAACTTTTAAAAGAAGCTGGATCTGTGAACAAACCTGTTCTTTTAAAACGTGGTCTTGCAGCGACGATTTCAGAATTCATCAATGCAGCTGAATACATCATCGCCCAAGGAAATGATCAAATCATCCTTTGCGAGCGTGGTATCCGCACATACGAAACAGCAACAAGAAATACGCTAGATATTTCTGCTGTGCCAATTTTGAAACAAGAGACACATTTACCAGTCTTCGTTGATGTGACACACTCAACTGGACGTAGAGATCTTCTCCTTCCAACAGCGAAAGCAGCTCTTGCGATTGGAGCAGACGGTGTTATGGCAGAAGTGCATCCAGATCCATCTGTTGCTTTATCTGACTCAGCACAGCAAATGGACATTCCTCAATTCGAAAAATGGTTAGATGCGTTAAGACCACTTGTTAACATTCACGCATAA
- the ccpA gene encoding catabolite control protein A has translation MNNVTIYDVAREANVSMATVSRVVNGNPNVKPTTRKKVLEAIDRLGYRPNAVARGLASKKTTTVGVIIPDISSIFYSELARGIEDIATMYKYNIILSNSDQNTDKELHLLNTMLGKQVDGIVFMGGNITDVLVEEFKRSPVPIVLAASVEEQAQTPSVNINYEQAIYDSVQLLVEKGHKRIAFVSGPMSEPINSMRKLAGYKRALEEAGIAFDDALVAEGDYSYDSGIESLAHLLEQSDKPTAVIAATDEMALGVIHGAQDRGVSIPEDLEVIGFDNTRLSLMVRPQLTTVVQPTYDIGAVAMRLLTKLMNKEQVDDQIVELPHRIEERQSTK, from the coding sequence GTGAATAATGTTACAATATATGATGTAGCAAGAGAAGCAAATGTAAGTATGGCAACGGTATCACGCGTAGTGAATGGGAATCCGAATGTAAAACCAACAACAAGAAAAAAGGTACTTGAAGCGATTGATCGTCTTGGCTACCGCCCGAATGCTGTGGCACGAGGCCTTGCAAGTAAAAAAACAACAACGGTTGGGGTCATCATCCCTGATATTTCTAGTATCTTCTATTCAGAGCTTGCTCGCGGAATTGAAGATATCGCCACAATGTATAAGTACAACATCATTTTGAGCAACTCAGATCAAAATACCGATAAAGAGCTTCATCTATTAAATACAATGCTAGGTAAACAAGTAGATGGGATTGTCTTTATGGGCGGAAACATCACAGATGTACTTGTTGAAGAATTTAAGCGCTCTCCTGTGCCAATTGTTCTTGCAGCATCTGTTGAAGAGCAGGCTCAAACACCATCTGTCAACATCAACTACGAGCAAGCGATTTATGATTCCGTTCAGCTTTTAGTTGAAAAAGGACATAAGCGAATTGCCTTCGTATCTGGCCCAATGTCAGAACCGATTAACTCTATGAGAAAGCTAGCAGGTTATAAGCGTGCGCTTGAAGAAGCGGGTATCGCATTTGATGATGCGCTCGTCGCTGAAGGCGATTACTCGTATGATTCTGGAATTGAATCACTTGCTCATCTACTTGAGCAGTCTGACAAGCCGACAGCTGTTATTGCGGCTACAGATGAAATGGCGTTAGGTGTCATTCATGGAGCACAAGATAGAGGCGTATCGATTCCTGAGGATTTAGAAGTGATTGGCTTTGATAACACGAGGCTTTCTCTCATGGTGCGTCCTCAACTGACAACAGTTGTTCAGCCGACATATGATATTGGTGCTGTCGCAATGAGACTGCTGACAAAGCTGATGAACAAAGAACAAGTGGATGACCAAATTGTGGAGCTTCCACACCGAATTGAAGAAAGACAATCAACAAAATAA
- a CDS encoding acetoin utilization protein AcuC: protein MKEATFVFSPSFQTYQFHQDHPFNQLRVYLTYDLLQKMKALTDDEIVAPRMATLEELKLVHTADYIQAVQRASEGKLSTAEGERYGLGTEDTPMFAGMHEAASLLVGGTLTAVDQVMMGHSQHALNLGGGLHHGFKGRASGFCIYNDSSVAIQYIQKTYGARILYIDTDAHHGDGVQFSFYDDPEVCTVSLHETGRYLFPGTGQVQERGHDKGYGYAYNIPLDAFTEDESFLEAYRTAVTEIAAFFKPDVILTQNGADAHYYDPLTHLSATMKIYEEIPRLAHELAHQYCDGKWIAVGGGGYDIWRVVPRAWSRIWLEMKGMTPPDELPQDWVQAWHKQSPVTLPSTWGDPDDLYPPIPRKAEITEKNAQTVEKALMPVRREKKKA, encoded by the coding sequence ATGAAGGAAGCGACCTTTGTTTTTTCACCCTCTTTTCAAACGTACCAGTTTCACCAAGACCATCCCTTCAATCAGCTTCGTGTTTACTTAACATATGACTTACTTCAAAAAATGAAGGCGTTAACAGATGATGAGATCGTCGCACCGCGTATGGCGACCCTTGAGGAATTAAAGCTCGTTCATACAGCCGATTATATTCAAGCTGTGCAGCGGGCTAGTGAAGGAAAGCTCTCTACAGCAGAGGGGGAGCGCTACGGTCTTGGCACCGAGGATACACCGATGTTTGCAGGTATGCATGAGGCAGCTTCTCTCCTTGTTGGTGGGACACTCACAGCCGTTGACCAAGTCATGATGGGACACTCGCAGCATGCACTGAATCTTGGCGGTGGACTTCATCACGGGTTTAAAGGGCGTGCATCCGGCTTCTGTATTTATAATGACAGCTCAGTGGCGATTCAATATATTCAAAAAACATACGGCGCAAGAATTTTATATATTGATACGGATGCCCATCACGGAGATGGTGTACAATTCAGCTTTTATGACGACCCTGAGGTTTGTACGGTCTCACTTCATGAAACGGGACGCTATTTGTTCCCTGGAACTGGACAAGTACAGGAAAGAGGTCACGATAAAGGCTATGGCTACGCCTACAACATTCCACTTGATGCATTTACAGAAGATGAATCATTCCTTGAAGCATACCGAACAGCAGTGACTGAAATTGCTGCTTTTTTTAAACCAGATGTGATTTTGACGCAAAATGGTGCAGATGCACACTACTATGATCCGTTAACTCATTTATCTGCCACCATGAAAATATATGAGGAAATTCCTAGACTTGCCCATGAGTTAGCGCATCAATATTGTGATGGCAAATGGATCGCTGTCGGCGGAGGAGGATACGATATTTGGCGGGTTGTACCAAGGGCGTGGAGCAGGATTTGGCTTGAAATGAAAGGCATGACACCGCCTGATGAACTGCCTCAGGACTGGGTTCAAGCTTGGCATAAACAATCGCCTGTCACCCTGCCATCCACATGGGGAGATCCTGACGATTTATATCCACCGATCCCAAGAAAAGCAGAAATCACAGAAAAAAATGCTCAAACTGTAGAAAAAGCACTGATGCCCGTTAGACGAGAAAAGAAAAAGGCATAA
- a CDS encoding CBS and ACT domain-containing protein: MMIEQIMERDVITLRKTDTIEEAIKKMSTHHIRHIPIVSDQGSVIGMVTDRDIKNASPSIFETEKRQLFIQRPVEEIMVLETITAHPLDFVEEISSVFFEHGIGCLPVVRRGKLVGIITKTDLLRTFVRLTGADQPGSHLEVEVDLMTEGLADITAILKEQHIQMLSVLVYPHANESSKVLVFRLQTMHADHVTKLIRAKGYKVLWPMEQTIK; the protein is encoded by the coding sequence ATGATGATTGAACAAATAATGGAGCGTGATGTGATCACGCTGCGAAAAACCGATACGATTGAAGAAGCCATCAAAAAAATGAGTACACATCACATTCGGCATATTCCGATCGTATCTGATCAAGGTTCTGTCATTGGGATGGTGACAGATCGAGATATTAAAAATGCCAGTCCAAGTATATTTGAAACAGAAAAAAGACAGCTCTTTATTCAGCGGCCTGTTGAAGAGATCATGGTATTAGAGACAATTACTGCTCATCCGCTTGATTTCGTTGAAGAGATTTCAAGTGTCTTTTTTGAACATGGAATTGGCTGCCTTCCAGTGGTGAGACGCGGCAAACTTGTAGGCATTATCACAAAGACTGATTTGCTTCGTACGTTTGTCAGACTGACAGGTGCAGATCAGCCTGGGTCGCACTTAGAGGTTGAAGTGGACCTAATGACAGAAGGTCTTGCAGACATCACGGCTATTTTAAAGGAGCAGCATATTCAAATGCTGAGTGTGCTTGTGTATCCGCATGCAAATGAATCTTCTAAAGTACTCGTCTTCCGCCTTCAAACCATGCATGCAGATCATGTGACGAAGCTGATTCGCGCAAAAGGCTATAAGGTGCTGTGGCCTATGGAGCAGACGATCAAATGA
- a CDS encoding GNAT family N-acetyltransferase → MEHPKTYYSKIIERETGSILIEGPVPASELANYTFHEGLTAFRTPEEQKQALVEIADLPEGRIIIARVDELVVGYVTYLYPDPLERWSEGNMDNLIELGAIEVAPPFRGCSLGKHLLDVSMMDEQMENYIVITTEYYWHWDLKGTKKNVWEYRKMMEKMMNAGGLVWFATDEPEISSHPANCLMARIGKNVSPDSIERFDRLRFHQRFMY, encoded by the coding sequence GTGGAGCATCCTAAAACTTATTATTCAAAAATCATTGAGCGAGAAACAGGTTCCATCCTTATTGAAGGTCCGGTACCTGCATCAGAGCTTGCGAACTATACGTTTCATGAAGGACTAACGGCATTTCGCACGCCAGAGGAACAGAAACAAGCACTTGTTGAAATAGCAGACCTTCCAGAAGGACGTATTATCATTGCACGAGTGGATGAGCTTGTTGTCGGCTATGTCACGTATTTATATCCTGATCCGCTTGAGCGCTGGTCAGAGGGCAACATGGACAATTTAATCGAGCTTGGCGCGATTGAGGTCGCTCCTCCATTTAGAGGTTGCTCACTTGGCAAGCATTTACTTGATGTGAGCATGATGGATGAGCAAATGGAGAATTATATCGTCATTACAACTGAATATTACTGGCATTGGGATTTAAAGGGGACAAAGAAAAACGTGTGGGAGTACCGCAAGATGATGGAGAAAATGATGAACGCAGGCGGTCTTGTTTGGTTTGCAACAGACGAGCCAGAGATCAGCTCACATCCAGCCAATTGTTTAATGGCCAGAATCGGGAAAAATGTGAGTCCTGATTCGATTGAGCGTTTCGATCGTCTTCGCTTCCATCAGCGCTTTATGTATTAA
- the acsA gene encoding acetate--CoA ligase → MKVETLPSVKGDYHLNDYEQAYKEFSWEEARKNFSWYETGNINAAYEAIDRHADSFRKNKVALHYKDSQRDEKYTFRDMKINTNKAGNLFREKAHVQKGDRIFIFMPRSPELYFLLLGAVKIGAIVGPLFEAFMEGAVKDRLENSEAKVIVTTPDLLERIPFAELPKLESVIIVGGDKEDIDGVRTIHYEEAFEQAAKDLEIEWMDEKDGFLLHYTSGSTGTPKGVLHVHGAMVQQDQTGKWVLDLKEDDVYWCTADPGWVTGTVYGIFSPWLNGATNVILGGRFNPDTWYETIESLGVTVWYSAPTAFRMLMGAGDDLIQKYDLSSLRHVLSVGEPLNPEVIRWGDAVFGKRIHDTWWMTETGAQLICNYPCMDIKPGSMGKPIPGVEAAIVDNAGNELPPYRMGNLAIKKGWPSMMHTIWNNPEKYESYFMPGDWYVSGDSAYMDEDGYFWFQGRVDDVIMTSGERVGPFEVESKLVEHPAIAEAGVIGKPDPVRGEIIKAFIALRSGYEPTDELKEEIRTFVKKGLAAHAAPREIEFKDKLPKTRSGKIMRRVLKAWELNLPAGDLSTMED, encoded by the coding sequence ATGAAAGTGGAAACGCTACCATCAGTAAAAGGGGACTATCATTTAAATGATTATGAGCAGGCATACAAAGAATTTTCATGGGAAGAAGCAAGAAAAAACTTCTCTTGGTATGAAACAGGAAACATAAATGCAGCCTATGAAGCGATTGACAGACATGCGGACTCGTTTCGCAAGAACAAGGTGGCGCTTCACTACAAAGATTCACAGCGGGATGAAAAGTATACGTTCAGAGACATGAAAATCAACACAAATAAAGCGGGCAATCTGTTCAGAGAAAAGGCGCATGTGCAAAAAGGGGATCGCATATTTATTTTTATGCCTAGATCACCTGAGCTCTATTTTCTTCTGCTTGGCGCCGTTAAAATTGGTGCGATCGTTGGTCCGTTATTTGAGGCATTTATGGAAGGTGCGGTCAAAGACCGTTTAGAAAATAGCGAGGCGAAGGTCATTGTGACAACGCCGGATCTGCTTGAACGAATTCCGTTTGCAGAGCTTCCGAAACTTGAATCTGTCATTATTGTTGGCGGTGATAAGGAAGATATCGATGGTGTTCGGACAATCCATTATGAAGAAGCTTTTGAGCAGGCGGCGAAGGACCTTGAAATCGAATGGATGGATGAAAAAGACGGCTTTCTGCTTCATTACACGTCAGGGTCGACAGGTACGCCAAAAGGTGTGCTACATGTCCATGGTGCAATGGTGCAGCAGGATCAGACCGGTAAATGGGTGCTTGATCTGAAGGAAGATGACGTCTACTGGTGTACAGCTGACCCGGGCTGGGTAACAGGCACAGTGTACGGCATTTTTTCACCGTGGTTAAATGGGGCGACGAATGTCATTTTGGGAGGCAGATTTAATCCTGATACGTGGTATGAAACGATTGAATCACTAGGTGTGACCGTTTGGTATAGTGCACCGACCGCCTTTAGAATGCTAATGGGGGCAGGAGATGACCTCATTCAAAAATATGATCTCAGCTCGCTTCGTCATGTGTTAAGTGTAGGTGAGCCTCTGAATCCAGAAGTTATACGCTGGGGAGACGCTGTATTTGGCAAACGAATTCATGACACTTGGTGGATGACGGAAACCGGTGCACAGCTGATTTGTAATTATCCATGTATGGACATTAAACCAGGTTCAATGGGGAAACCGATTCCAGGCGTAGAAGCTGCGATTGTGGATAATGCCGGAAATGAACTTCCGCCATATCGGATGGGCAACCTCGCCATCAAAAAAGGCTGGCCGTCTATGATGCATACGATCTGGAACAATCCTGAAAAATATGAATCTTACTTTATGCCGGGAGATTGGTATGTTTCAGGAGATTCAGCTTATATGGACGAAGACGGATACTTTTGGTTCCAGGGACGTGTCGATGATGTGATCATGACATCAGGAGAGCGGGTTGGTCCTTTTGAGGTGGAAAGCAAATTGGTTGAACATCCGGCGATTGCAGAGGCTGGCGTCATTGGGAAACCAGATCCGGTCCGCGGGGAAATTATTAAAGCATTCATTGCGCTTAGAAGCGGATATGAGCCGACAGATGAACTCAAGGAAGAGATTCGTACGTTTGTGAAAAAAGGACTCGCTGCACATGCGGCACCGAGAGAAATCGAGTTTAAAGACAAACTGCCTAAAACGCGAAGCGGAAAAATTATGAGACGTGTGCTAAAGGCGTGGGAACTGAATTTACCAGCTGGCGACCTATCGACAATGGAAGATTAA